In Mycolicibacterium nivoides, the DNA window CACTCGGGCGTAACGCTTGACCAGGTCGACCGACTTCTGATCGGTGACCGTCACCCCGGCCGCGTCGGTGGGCACCGCGAACTGCCGGATCTGGCCGTCACACACGGCCACCACCACTACCGTGGCGCTCTGGTCGCCGGCTTCGACGCGGTCCTTGACACCGTCGATCCGGTACCCCGATGCGGTGCGGGTCGCGGTGGTGCCGATGCCGGTGGCGGACTGCAGGGCCCCGAACGGCCGGTTGGGCTCATAGGCCGCCCAGGACGCCACGGTCTCGCCGGACACCAGAGCCTCGATCAATTCCTCATGCCCGCTGGGTGCTTCGACCAGGCCGGCCAGCACGACGCTGACCGGGTGCAAGGGACCGGGCGCCACCGTGCGGCCGGCCTGCTCGGCGAGCAGGGCCAGGTCGGTGACGCCGTCCCCGGACGGGCTGCCGCCACCCAGCTCTTCGGGCACCAGCAGGCTGGCCCACCCCAATTCCGCTGCGCGTCCCCACCATTGGGGGTCGAACGAGACACCCTCGGCGTGCAGCTGGCGCACGCGGGTCAGCGGCACCTCCTTTTCCAGGAAGGCCTGCGCGGTGGAGGTGAACAACATCTGTTCGGGATTTGCCACATCGGTCATGGAGTCGGCCCAGCTTCTTAGGTGTGAGGAGGACTAGATCAGTTCAGGACGAGCGCCGGGACATCGGGCCGGTACACCTTCTTGTTCTCGACCTTGAACAGGTCGACCAGGTTGCCGCCCATGACCTTTCGGACACCCTCTTCGTCGAGGCCGTGTGCCTGCAGGTCGTCGACCAGGTTGATCGGATCGGCCAGCCCCTCGGGGTGCGGCCAGTCGGACCCGAAGATGATGCGGTCGATGCCGCACAGGTCGGCCATCTTCTTGAAATCGTCCTCCCAGAACGGGGCGACGTAGATCGCGCGCTTGAACGCCTCGATCGGGTCCTCGGGGAACTCCTGCGGCATTTTCGAGTAGACGTCCTTGAATTGGTAGAACAGGTACGGCACCCAGGAAGCGCCGTTCTCCACCGACAGGATGCGCAGATCCGGATTGCGGGTCAGGGCACCGTGACAGACCAGCGCGGCCATGGTGTCCTCGATGGGCCGCTTGCCCATCGCGACCATCCGGAACGAGGTCGGCTTGAACGGTGTGAACTCCTCGGCCGGCTCCCAGTCGTTGAGGTACTGGGAGTAGCCGCTGTCCGAGGCGTGCATGCACACCGGGATACCGGCTTTGACGCAGGCGTCCCAGAACGGATCGAATTCGGGCAGACCCAGCGAACGGCTGCCACGGTAGCCGGGCACCGGCGCCGGGCGGACCAGCACGGTCTTCGCCCCGCGTTCCAGGCACCACTCGAGTTCTTCGAGGGCGCGGTCGACGACGCCGAGATTGATGACCGGGGTGGAGAAGATGCGGTCGGAGTAGTTGAACTGCCAGGTCTCGTACATCCACTCGTTGAGCGCGTGAATGATGTCCAGGATCAGGTCCGGATCGTCCTTCAGGCGCTCCTCGACCAGGCTGGCCAACGTCGGGAACATGATCGTGTAATCCAGGCCGAGGCTGTCCAGGACCTCAAGGCGCGCTTCGGGATTGCGGAAGGCGGGGATGGCCTTCATCGGCTTGCCCATCACCTCGCGGTAGCTCTTGCCGCCGCTGCCGTGACGGAAGTACTCCTCCTGGGCGCCCGGGCGTGCGACGACCTCGAACGTGGGGTTCGGGATGTAGTCGCTGATGTGGTTGCGCACCACGATCTTCGTGCGGCCGTGCACATCGATGTAATCGATGACGCCCTTGCGGTGGTCGGGCAGGAACTTGGTGAGCGCTTCCTTGGGCTCATAGAAGTGGTTGTCGGCGTCGAACACCGGGTAGGGAAGCTCGCGTGAGGGCATGTTCGCCTCCTGGAAGAGTCTGATTTTCGAAACTGGTAATGACGTTACCATGGGA includes these proteins:
- a CDS encoding acyl-CoA dehydrogenase family protein — protein: MTDVANPEQMLFTSTAQAFLEKEVPLTRVRQLHAEGVSFDPQWWGRAAELGWASLLVPEELGGGSPSGDGVTDLALLAEQAGRTVAPGPLHPVSVVLAGLVEAPSGHEELIEALVSGETVASWAAYEPNRPFGALQSATGIGTTATRTASGYRIDGVKDRVEAGDQSATVVVVAVCDGQIRQFAVPTDAAGVTVTDQKSVDLVKRYARVRFDGVEVGESAAVGSAEQTPAIIERQRQVALLLQCAEIVGILDAVLTMTNQWLFDRHSFGRPLASYQALKHRAADMKMWFEAARATTAGAVAAVAERSPEAPKLVSVAKAYVAERAPVMLQDCVQLHGGIGVTWEHDLHLYLRRVALYRAVYGSPEDHHRAVYALSRNTRAAEEVGA
- a CDS encoding amidohydrolase family protein yields the protein MPSRELPYPVFDADNHFYEPKEALTKFLPDHRKGVIDYIDVHGRTKIVVRNHISDYIPNPTFEVVARPGAQEEYFRHGSGGKSYREVMGKPMKAIPAFRNPEARLEVLDSLGLDYTIMFPTLASLVEERLKDDPDLILDIIHALNEWMYETWQFNYSDRIFSTPVINLGVVDRALEELEWCLERGAKTVLVRPAPVPGYRGSRSLGLPEFDPFWDACVKAGIPVCMHASDSGYSQYLNDWEPAEEFTPFKPTSFRMVAMGKRPIEDTMAALVCHGALTRNPDLRILSVENGASWVPYLFYQFKDVYSKMPQEFPEDPIEAFKRAIYVAPFWEDDFKKMADLCGIDRIIFGSDWPHPEGLADPINLVDDLQAHGLDEEGVRKVMGGNLVDLFKVENKKVYRPDVPALVLN